In Helicobacter bilis, a genomic segment contains:
- the thiC gene encoding phosphomethylpyrimidine synthase ThiC, protein MSENLRNTWIEKRANDKIRTQLYYAKRGIITEEMRYVANVENLSPELIRKEVARGRLIIPANINHKNLEPMGIGVALKTKINSNIGSSQIVEDIDEEVTKLKTSIKYGADTVMDLSTGGDLDKIREAIIQASSVPIGTVPMYQILHDVKNDVLKLDIETMLSVLRKQAKQGVSYFTIHCGFLLAHMPAVSKRKMGIVSRGGSLMASWMLHYHKENPFYEYFDEILKICQEYDVSLSLGDSLRPGCLADASDEAQFAELKVLGELAKRAYEADVQVMIEGPGHVPLNQIERNVELQKEYCNEAPFYVLGPLVTDIAAGYDHIASAIGACVAAWKGVAMLCYVTPKEHLGLPNANDVREGIIAYKIAAHAADIARGRVGARDRDDAMSDARYSFDWNRQFELALDGDRAQEYHDEALPQEVFKDAEFCSMCGPKFCSYKITQDIFKNYKEEKLPQ, encoded by the coding sequence ATGAGTGAGAATTTACGAAATACATGGATAGAAAAAAGGGCAAATGATAAAATCAGGACACAGCTTTATTACGCAAAAAGGGGCATTATCACAGAAGAAATGCGATATGTTGCAAATGTTGAGAATCTTAGCCCAGAACTCATTAGAAAAGAAGTCGCAAGAGGTAGGCTTATAATCCCTGCAAATATCAATCATAAGAATCTAGAGCCTATGGGTATAGGTGTAGCTTTAAAAACAAAAATTAACTCAAACATTGGATCATCTCAAATCGTAGAAGACATTGATGAAGAGGTAACAAAGCTTAAGACTTCAATCAAGTATGGTGCAGACACTGTTATGGATCTATCCACAGGTGGCGATTTAGACAAGATTAGAGAGGCTATTATACAGGCATCAAGTGTGCCTATTGGCACTGTGCCTATGTATCAGATTCTACATGATGTGAAAAATGATGTGTTAAAACTAGATATTGAAACTATGCTAAGTGTATTACGAAAACAAGCAAAGCAAGGGGTAAGCTACTTTACTATACATTGTGGCTTTTTACTCGCACACATGCCAGCAGTTTCAAAACGCAAAATGGGTATAGTCTCTCGTGGTGGTAGCCTTATGGCAAGTTGGATGTTACATTATCACAAAGAGAATCCTTTTTATGAATATTTTGATGAGATTCTAAAAATCTGTCAAGAATATGATGTGTCTTTATCTCTAGGCGACTCTTTACGCCCGGGTTGTTTAGCTGATGCGAGTGATGAGGCACAATTTGCCGAGTTAAAGGTATTGGGCGAACTTGCAAAAAGAGCGTATGAAGCCGATGTGCAAGTCATGATTGAGGGTCCCGGTCATGTCCCGCTTAATCAAATAGAGCGAAATGTAGAATTGCAAAAAGAGTATTGCAATGAAGCACCATTTTATGTATTAGGACCGCTTGTTACAGATATTGCCGCAGGATATGATCATATCGCAAGTGCCATTGGTGCGTGTGTAGCCGCATGGAAAGGTGTGGCAATGCTATGCTATGTAACGCCAAAAGAGCATTTAGGGTTACCAAACGCAAATGATGTGAGAGAGGGCATTATCGCTTATAAAATCGCCGCACACGCAGCAGATATCGCAAGAGGGAGAGTTGGTGCAAGAGATAGAGATGATGCGATGAGTGATGCAAGATATAGCTTTGATTGGAATAGACAATTTGAACTCGCCCTAGATGGCGACAGAGCGCAAGAATACCACGATGAAGCCCTGCCACAAGAAGTCTTTAAAGACGCTGAATTTTGCTCAATGTGTGGTCCAAAATTTTGTAGCTATAAAATCACACAAGATATTTTCAAAAACTATAAAGAAGAGAAATTGCCACAATAA
- a CDS encoding carbonic anhydrase family protein yields MRLYILVLLSLTQFIYAQNKQNWSYKDNTAPQYWANLNPLYLGCAEGNQQSPINIVTKNVSKGAAQFELKYSVAKGVNLMLSNYTFKMIYPQGNFLEMNGNRYQLKEIYFKTPGENAIDSLRGILEAQFLHEDSKGHKVILAVFFVEGRSNPIIESLVKNLPTQPDKANFIANIDIHKLLPSDLASYQFDGSLTTPPCSQGVRWIVLKQTMTITQSQVDSMRDITGSNARPSQEIFNRLIVN; encoded by the coding sequence ATGAGACTTTATATCCTTGTGCTTTTATCGCTTACGCAGTTTATATACGCACAAAACAAGCAAAACTGGAGTTATAAAGATAATACTGCACCGCAGTATTGGGCAAATCTTAATCCACTTTATTTGGGCTGTGCGGAGGGCAATCAGCAATCACCCATAAATATCGTTACAAAAAATGTAAGCAAGGGTGCAGCACAATTTGAGCTTAAATACAGCGTGGCAAAGGGAGTAAATCTCATGCTCTCTAACTATACCTTTAAGATGATTTATCCGCAAGGAAACTTTTTAGAAATGAATGGCAATCGCTATCAGCTAAAAGAAATATATTTTAAAACACCCGGTGAAAATGCGATCGATTCACTTCGCGGCATACTTGAAGCACAATTTTTGCATGAAGATTCTAAGGGACATAAGGTGATACTTGCCGTTTTTTTTGTGGAAGGGCGATCTAATCCTATCATTGAATCTTTGGTGAAAAACCTGCCTACACAACCAGATAAAGCAAACTTTATCGCAAATATTGATATTCATAAGCTACTACCAAGCGATCTCGCTTCATATCAGTTTGATGGCTCACTCACAACACCACCATGCTCACAAGGTGTGAGATGGATTGTGCTAAAGCAAACGATGACTATAACGCAAAGTCAAGTTGATTCTATGCGTGATATTACAGGTTCAAATGCGCGTCCATCTCAAGAGATTTTTAATCGTTTGATTGTGAATTAA
- a CDS encoding outer membrane beta-barrel protein, translating to MYKRFGKVAITLALISTPSFMLADEGDGNGFFAGINTGYTIGFSKAVTNEQGNQGTTTDTTTAPSHINIGVQLGYNYMLTDFFGLRGYLDYNYGFNHNHTKTTTTETGQQNQITDTTTLDSSHAISVNVDVLLNILSSDTFAFGAYAGIGLGYATMNSTSKATDGGVITNTTTPQGDGFILPINLGLSLTANNHHRFELGFKIPTLGIKQIAPAQNGNQQNNNETTTTRNLITTIGYSYIF from the coding sequence ATGTATAAACGATTTGGAAAAGTAGCAATAACACTAGCACTAATCTCTACGCCAAGCTTCATGTTGGCTGATGAGGGTGATGGCAATGGCTTTTTTGCTGGGATTAATACGGGCTATACCATTGGTTTTAGCAAGGCGGTAACAAATGAGCAAGGCAATCAAGGCACAACAACTGATACAACCACCGCACCAAGCCATATTAATATCGGCGTGCAGTTGGGTTATAACTATATGCTGACTGACTTCTTTGGTTTGCGTGGCTATTTGGATTATAACTATGGCTTTAACCACAATCATACAAAAACAACAACCACAGAAACAGGACAACAAAATCAAATCACCGATACAACCACACTGGATTCATCTCATGCGATTAGTGTAAATGTCGATGTTTTGCTTAATATCCTAAGCTCTGATACCTTTGCATTTGGAGCGTATGCGGGTATTGGACTTGGCTATGCGACAATGAATAGCACCAGCAAAGCAACTGATGGCGGTGTTATAACAAACACAACAACACCGCAAGGCGATGGCTTTATCCTACCTATAAATCTAGGGCTAAGTCTCACTGCAAATAATCATCATCGCTTTGAGTTGGGCTTTAAAATACCAACTTTAGGGATTAAGCAAATAGCCCCAGCTCAAAACGGCAATCAACAAAACAACAACGAAACAACCACGACACGAAATCTCATCACAACAATAGGATATAGCTACATTTTCTAG
- a CDS encoding response regulator: MNVLIIESETYLAQSIASKLADGGHVSFITSSLEEAINRTGYDIVLLSTSTADYRDIIETHKDAIIILMVSYVSDDTVSKPLKMGAKDYIIKPFIMDELVRKIEHYKGFKELAEDIRFFKNYFTFIQNELQTPTLPQYNPPILIKASSQRSADIYAMKYAIERKLRFEFISLKSISWSDYEFQKNKVYYITNCENLKKQEKKDFLEKMANYRLIISMISDDLVSFPHIVDITNMANNLEIGSEILSIKEYERIVITKFEGRYPDVELAKKLGMSRKSLWEKRKKYGISRKK, from the coding sequence ATGAATGTTTTGATTATTGAGAGTGAAACCTATTTAGCCCAAAGTATAGCAAGTAAATTAGCAGATGGTGGGCATGTATCATTTATCACTTCTTCACTTGAAGAGGCAATAAATCGCACGGGATATGACATTGTGCTACTCTCTACAAGCACCGCAGATTATAGAGACATTATTGAAACACATAAAGATGCCATAATCATTCTTATGGTATCCTATGTCAGCGATGATACCGTGTCAAAGCCTCTTAAAATGGGAGCAAAAGACTATATTATTAAGCCTTTTATAATGGACGAGTTAGTAAGAAAAATCGAGCATTACAAAGGCTTTAAAGAACTTGCTGAAGACATTAGATTCTTTAAAAACTACTTCACTTTCATACAAAATGAATTACAAACGCCAACCCTGCCCCAATACAATCCGCCGATTCTAATCAAAGCAAGTTCGCAAAGAAGTGCGGATATTTATGCGATGAAATATGCGATTGAGAGAAAGCTAAGGTTTGAGTTTATAAGCCTGAAGAGTATCTCATGGAGTGATTATGAGTTTCAAAAAAATAAAGTCTATTACATTACAAATTGTGAGAATCTAAAAAAGCAAGAAAAAAAAGATTTTTTGGAAAAAATGGCAAACTATCGCCTTATTATCTCAATGATTTCTGATGATTTAGTATCCTTTCCGCATATTGTAGATATTACAAATATGGCTAATAATCTTGAAATTGGCAGTGAGATTCTATCCATTAAAGAATATGAAAGGATTGTGATTACAAAATTTGAGGGGCGATATCCAGATGTGGAGTTAGCAAAAAAACTTGGCATGAGCCGCAAAAGCTTATGGGAAAAAAGGAAGAAATATGGCATCTCAAGAAAAAAATAA
- the ispF gene encoding 2-C-methyl-D-erythritol 2,4-cyclodiphosphate synthase: MMKDITLIIMAAGDSVRFCSSRAKGTLHANTHFNHTFHNENIESSNKPSTKKQWLRLGATPLWYFVTHDLASQILETLNILQQEKNTRYTNTYKNENDTKCNNKNSKSNPNKSITADTQNLIQDSQTHYTQTPLQKIIITASKKDIFYMKKLISNTLYFHINHKEYKIPLEIVCGGNTRFQSLKNALQHVESTHIIVNDCARFDTKRHVLHDMLSLFMNEDFDCIVPYLQVSDTTLMYDSTNNTHKAIEREKLKLIQTPQITKTQKILESFAKEIDFSDESSAILSLKDSKLGFVIGSKDMTKLTYHDDLHLLKKLYHANAHNKSDTLIGYGSDIHGFIDSKDMYLCGVKIESSMGFKAHSDGDVAIHAIIDSILGAMNYGDIGELFPDSKDEFKNIDSKILLKEVYDYCLSVGLELINLDITITAQTPRISPYKAQMQEVLANILYLPKMCVSIKASTAEGLGFVGRKEGVLVNSIAQLKARKLY; encoded by the coding sequence ATGATGAAGGATATAACGCTTATTATCATGGCAGCTGGAGATTCTGTGCGATTTTGCAGTAGCAGGGCAAAAGGCACATTACATGCAAATACACACTTTAATCACACATTTCATAATGAAAATATAGAATCTAGCAATAAACCATCTACAAAGAAACAATGGCTAAGGCTTGGGGCTACGCCTTTGTGGTATTTTGTAACACATGATCTTGCTTCACAAATCTTAGAGACACTTAACATATTACAGCAAGAGAAAAATACAAGATATACAAATACTTATAAAAACGAAAATGACACAAAATGTAACAATAAAAATAGCAAATCTAATCCAAACAAGTCAATAACCGCTGATACACAGAATCTAATCCAAGATTCTCAAACGCATTACACACAAACACCTTTACAAAAGATAATCATCACAGCTTCTAAAAAAGATATATTTTATATGAAAAAACTCATATCAAATACCCTGTATTTTCATATCAATCATAAAGAGTATAAAATCCCGCTTGAAATAGTTTGCGGTGGTAACACTCGCTTTCAATCTCTAAAAAATGCCCTGCAACATGTAGAAAGCACGCATATAATTGTCAATGATTGTGCGAGATTTGATACAAAAAGGCATGTATTGCATGATATGTTATCTTTATTTATGAATGAAGATTTTGACTGCATTGTGCCGTATTTGCAAGTGAGTGATACAACACTCATGTATGATTCTACAAATAACACACATAAAGCAATAGAGAGAGAGAAACTAAAGCTTATCCAAACGCCTCAAATCACAAAAACACAAAAGATTCTAGAATCTTTTGCAAAAGAAATTGATTTTAGCGATGAAAGCAGTGCAATACTCTCACTTAAAGATTCTAAGCTTGGCTTTGTTATCGGCAGTAAAGACATGACAAAGCTTACATACCATGATGACTTGCATTTATTAAAAAAGCTATATCACGCAAACGCACATAATAAAAGCGACACTCTCATAGGCTATGGTAGCGATATACATGGCTTTATAGATTCTAAAGATATGTATCTGTGCGGGGTAAAGATAGAATCTAGCATGGGTTTCAAAGCCCATAGCGATGGCGATGTGGCTATACATGCGATTATAGATTCTATACTTGGGGCTATGAACTATGGCGATATAGGTGAGCTTTTCCCTGATAGTAAGGACGAGTTTAAAAACATAGATTCTAAAATTCTATTAAAAGAAGTTTATGATTATTGCTTAAGCGTTGGATTAGAACTCATTAACCTTGATATTACAATCACAGCTCAAACCCCTAGAATCTCGCCCTATAAAGCACAAATGCAAGAAGTCCTAGCTAATATTCTTTACTTACCAAAAATGTGTGTCAGCATAAAGGCTAGCACGGCAGAGGGCTTAGGCTTTGTGGGAAGAAAAGAAGGCGTGCTAGTAAATAGCATAGCCCAACTTAAAGCAAGGAAGCTATATTAA